From the genome of Solanum lycopersicum chromosome 7, SLM_r2.1:
GGCCTATTGAAATCCCCTTAACCGGGAAGTTCATCATCGACGTTGAATTCCTTGATCTCAAGACTGCAACGCCTAATGTACTGTTTCCTCATTTCCTCGTCTTTTACAGTTATTACtatgttcatatattcatattatcgagcatgtttttcttaatataatGACGTAAACAATTCTTTTGATACACAAAAACTTAATTTTGGATGCATCATAGTTAATTGACTTTCTGTGAGAAAAAgcaatagttgagtgactttctaagaGAAGAACTCATAGTTGAGTGACTCTCTAAGAATAACGTGTAGTTAAGTGACCATCTGAGATATTATCTCATTAGATTTTTCCTATCAAATATAATGTCAGTGGTGGATCTAACCATCAGTTCACGGGTTCTGCAGAACCCGGTGTCTTGGTGTCTAACACTGTATATGTCGAAAATCAAGTATAGATAGAGTTAGATTATACTTTTCAGAACTCAATGTCTTGATTGTGGATTAGTCACGTACTGCCTAACGTGGTGTTCTGCTCCACGAGTAAGGATAAAGTTTGTTCAATGGATGAGATGTTTCTGTTTCTAATGTTACATTTCAGAACTTCTCTAACCATGTGGAAACTTATGCGTGGAAGATTACTGTAGTGTTCCTCATTCATGTTCATTTGTGTTTTGTTAACTGGCAGAGTGGGGAGCTGTGCTCAATCTGGGCTGAAGGATTAACCGAGAAACAATCGAATGCAACTGCTCTGTCATCACTTGGCCGGATGTTGTCTGAGAGCATTCACACGGACATCATAATCAATGCTTCAGATGGAAGCATTGGAGCGCATCGTGCAGTTCTTGCTGCAAGGTCACCTGTCTTCCGAAGCATGTTCTCCCATGACCtcaaagagaaagaattatCTGCTATAAACATCTCCGACATGTCAATAGAAGCTTGCCAATGCTTTCTGAATTACATTTACGGGAACATACAAAATGAAGAATTTTTAACCCATCGACTATCCTTGCTTCAAGCAGCTGATAAGTACGACCTCTCAGATTTAAAGGAGGCATGTCATGAAAGTCTACTGGAAGACATTGACGCCAAGAATGTTCTTGAGAGGCTCCAAACTGCTTCTCTTTATCAACTACCGAACCTGAAGGCCTGTTGTATGAGATATCTCGTGAGGTTTGGTAAAATATTCGATATAAGAGATGATTTCACTGCATTTCTGCAATATGCAGACAGAGAAATCATTGGTGAAATCTTCCACGAAATTCTTGCTGCTTGGAAAGGATTCTGATGTATTTTCCGAGCTAAGGGGGGAAAGTTGAACAGGGCAAAGTTCCTGCTGCTTGATTGATTCAGTATTGCTTACCAGATCAGTGTGTAAACACATGTTTACTGGGAAATATTCTTTGGTTTGTCTATACTCAATCTTGttcataaatttgattttaCTGAAACATATGTTACCATTGGGCTTATGAACGTCGATATCATTGTGATACTTTAAGATTATCAATAGCATGTCGAAATGATTTGCATGAATGTGTGTAGTACTTGTCATTTGTTAAAAATCGAATTGTGATATGatagatgaaatatttcttACCCTTAATCAGTAGTTTCAGCTTCTAAGAAATGAAAAAACTCCTCTTGAGGAGCGGTTAGTGAGTTTCAGATACTAGATGAAAACTTTCACTAGTGTCCATGCCTTTGGCTTTTGATATGGATTTGATAACCTTTATTTCCTTACTAATGATAGCTGATTGGCTACTTGAACTTTCACCTTGTTGGTGAGAGTTCGATTCTCCACTTTTTAATCCTCTTCCCTTGCCCTCagttgtttttttgttttgaaaaggACAGTTAGCATTTAAGAAATCATGGTGAGTCATTACTTAAGAAAGGTTAGTTGAAGATGATGTAACAAACTAAGCAATGTAACTTTGCCTTACCAGAAGGTAAACAGTCGCATACCTTCCAGTGAAGCAACCTTTTATATAATACAACACATACATCAGATTCTTGATTTCTTTGtgatatttttaacttttaagtaAAAGCTATATCTAAACATGTCTCCGTGGCGTTCAAGTGTTCAAATGGTATATTCCTAGTTTGGAATAtctaaaatcaaacaaatttaaGGGGTCGTCTATGTGTTCagttttttccttaatttaaaAACATGTCATATGAAATGAATTAAGTGGTTAAATGAATTAAGTGATATATTTAAGGACTAAGGAGTCATTTTTGGTGGGGGAGAGAATAGTACTTTAAACAAGTACCAAGATGCTCACCTCGAATAGAAGATTTTGGATGCTTTATGATTATAGGAGTTGATAAATGATGTACGCTTGCCTAGTGTCGAAAGGTCAAGGAAGTTGGGATCGGAGAGCTAACAATTGAAGCGTCCGGTGAATTGATCTCTCCAATTCCATTTTAATGCAGCAAGATATCAATTTCCACCATTTTTGAACTCTCCCCTACTGGGGACTTTAACCAGCAAATGGAAGCAAGACTTGATAAAGGATATCATGAGGAACATTCTCTTTGATTTGGGCCAAGGAAGACAAACCTAATAAGATAAGGAAAAGATGATAAATTATGGGCTTGGGTTTCATTTGGGCCTTAATGTGTAAAAGGAACAGTCTCTAATGTACCCTTTCAAAAAAATACTCAATTTGATCCTTGGCCAAATAAGTAAAGATAATTGCTACTTGTGCAAGACAGGGTTGAAGCTAGAAGCGTCAATATAGGTTAGCTTGATCTCGTAGCTTTTGCTCAAACAACGtcttatgttaaaaaaaataaaaatattaagttcaGATTCCAATTACTAATACTTGATAATAGCCATCTAActtataaagttaaaatttagaTTATGCCTTTTTGGAGATTAAAGGAATTTATGTGCAATCTGATATCCAACATAAAAGATCTAATggatatttcttcttttcttttttttttagttgatcTTTTTCTCTGTAGGTCATGTAAAGTACACATTGAATTATTGTACTTGACATTTTGAGTTTATTGTATCTTATCCAACCATGACTAGATTTTGTATTGTTATGTACATTCAAATGTCCATAAATAAcgacataaaaagaaaaagatttcaAATAACGCCCTTATTTGTATAACCATTTATAAATAAAGTTATTCGATACATATCTAATTAAATAATCGAGACACACATACACACGACAATTGTTAGTTCTACtatatttatagggaaaaaGTTAGGTTCTTTTATGACAGAAAagtacttgaaaaaaaaaagctaatTAAAAGCAGAGAGCAAACgtccatttaatttaaattcctAAAAAGACCAAAGAACAGTTAGTggaataaatttagaaaaacaGTAAAGTGAAAAACGTGAACCCCTTTTATCACAAACTTTGCAGTTTGCAGACTATTCagtattaaatttatcaaacttGTTTGATCGAGAGCTTGAAGATTTGAAGAGCAGCAAAAACAGGATGGATTATGAAATTGGATCTAAAACAGAACAGGATTAACTAATTTCAACATTAAACTGGAAAACACAGAGcaaaaattcttcaaattgaCGAAATTTACACAAAAATTAACCACTACAACATTATATAAACGAATAAACAGATCTATAATGCTAAATTCGTAATCCAATTACTCCTAATTCAATGGCGAAGGAGCAGTCGCATTAGGATGAGGAAAACCTAGAAAAGGCCTTGAAGAAGAACAGTGAGATGCAACAGCATTGATACAATCATCAGCGAGATGAAAAGTATCCTTCAATTTATGAAATCCATTTTTGAAAACTCCAAATCCGAACAAAAAACCAATCGCCACCACAATTGCTATTAAGCATACACACAGCATACACATTCTTCCTCCGCAACACATCTTTTCTTCCTCgatctgcaaaaaaaaaaaattgaaaattatggGTTCTGCAAACTGCAATTGGATTATATATAGTGATGAGTGCAGTTGATTTGTTGGAGAAGGAAAAGGAGTGTTGGCCTTCTACTGGTTGCTAGCGGTTACTCTACGCATCGTTTCTGCtttttaaagtaataaaatcCTATCTCACCCAAAACTtattcctttttcctttttcgttttaatttatgtaatattacGAGATTTTAGataaatctttttaattttattattctaattttcAGAAATTTGAATAAACCTTCTCGATCCTATCGTTGCTCCACGATTTATTCTACTCATACTAATAAATTTTgttaatatgacatattttatatttattccatttataaaagataacaatttttacttgttttaaagAGTTTTTGTCTTTCTACTCAGTtggtaatttaaatttataatttagaaAGTTGAAATGTGAGTATTTATTATACGTCCTTTTTACTAtcgtattattttatgtattaactTTAAACATATAAGTTTTATATGTTTTGTACTAATGAAATGTTTAGAATCCTAAGTTTTAGTCATCAAGTTATAGAAATGTTAAATACATCCTCTTTCgatttctaatttttaaatggCGTGTTAATTTTTCGGTTAAAagtttaaacaataaaaatatctttttaaaaaatgtcaagTAAAATGCTATATAGTAGATTTTTATTGTTTggtttatgaaaaattaattctaAATTTTCTGTTACGAGCTAGATAAATGTATCTTATACTTTAACGattaaatttctttctttacattttactctttttttgttTACGTAAAACACTTATTTGTGTACCTATTTGTTACGTTAATGAATTTGTGGCGTTACGGCATTGAATTAATGTTTACGTTGAACGTTATTCAAAAGAGCAATTATTAGTCACTTTATGATTTACTTTACTACCAAATAAACCTATTTTATATATCCTTTTATATTTGAGCgataaattttagtaatttttgtgctagaaatatattttttttacttatgtaccaaaagcaaaaataatataaaattatgatttcgaaaacgtaaattaaaatttttgatttaatatgtatttatcCATTTACAATTGATACTCTCTCCCATGAAAAGATTCTCAATACACAAAAAAGTGAATAATAATTTCTGCctaaaactttttaaaagtttGGTCCTACTATTGCAATATTAGTCCATTTGTTTGTTTGAATGAAATTGACTAGTGAACAATTACCCTAAAAATAATTCATGGATTAGGAAGATTAGTTTAGCTAAACCTCAAACATTATATGGATTTTGTCATCCTCTTATTGTAAATTATTGACCTATTAATAGTACAGTTCAAATTTGATAAATAGAggttattatttaatataaagtgcatcgatctattttttttttgaagttttacGTGAACAAGTTGAATTTATAAAGTCCA
Proteins encoded in this window:
- the LOC101268294 gene encoding BTB/POZ domain-containing protein At1g55760 produces the protein MSDSAYRVDTTSRLAQWRIDNLASCTYRKSDPFKIGKWNWHLAVEKNRTLSIKLYPEISNFTRENPPVASFIIRLISSLGDRQTLIHPEVVDKQLKSSEDFVWPIEIPLTGKFIIDVEFLDLKTATPNSGELCSIWAEGLTEKQSNATALSSLGRMLSESIHTDIIINASDGSIGAHRAVLAARSPVFRSMFSHDLKEKELSAINISDMSIEACQCFLNYIYGNIQNEEFLTHRLSLLQAADKYDLSDLKEACHESLLEDIDAKNVLERLQTASLYQLPNLKACCMRYLVRFGKIFDIRDDFTAFLQYADREIIGEIFHEILAAWKGF
- the LOC104648542 gene encoding uncharacterized protein translates to MCCGGRMCMLCVCLIAIVVAIGFLFGFGVFKNGFHKLKDTFHLADDCINAVASHCSSSRPFLGFPHPNATAPSPLN